The Nitrospira tepida genome includes a window with the following:
- a CDS encoding glycosyltransferase family 4 protein, giving the protein MIKVCHVTMGDLWAGAEVQLLALVDALVKRPDLECSIVLLNEGRLASELRALGVSVTVFPETKWHPGRLLRELTAYCRAGKFDLLHTHKYKDTILGTIAAARCGIRHVVRTVHGLTEPFRGVQSFRMGLYELCDSLAIRLKVGRLIAVSSQIEQVLSRRYGPEKVVQIHNGVQIGRIQRIRMPQETRQLLGIDPAHRLIGTVGRLTAVKGHEHFLEAAQRLLRDRRDLRFVIVGDGPLLDHLQDQARQLGVADYVTFLGHRDDTYDLIGAMDLFVLPSLHEGIPMVLLEALTLARPVVASRVGGIPEVITDSIQGLLIPTADPTALAEACRRFLDDERLAERCGRAGLLRVQEDFSAESMGEKVAALYRELVRRTPAG; this is encoded by the coding sequence ATGATCAAAGTCTGCCATGTCACCATGGGCGATCTCTGGGCTGGGGCCGAAGTTCAGTTGTTAGCCCTGGTCGATGCACTCGTCAAGAGGCCCGATCTCGAATGCTCCATCGTCCTGCTCAATGAAGGGCGGCTGGCCTCGGAGCTACGGGCTCTTGGAGTATCGGTAACGGTATTCCCCGAGACGAAGTGGCATCCGGGGAGGCTGTTGAGAGAATTGACCGCCTACTGTCGAGCCGGCAAGTTCGATCTGCTCCATACCCATAAATACAAGGATACGATTCTGGGGACAATCGCCGCGGCCCGCTGCGGAATTCGGCATGTCGTCAGGACGGTGCACGGCTTGACGGAGCCGTTTCGGGGAGTCCAATCGTTCCGCATGGGGCTGTATGAACTGTGCGACAGTCTGGCGATCAGGCTGAAGGTAGGTCGATTGATTGCCGTGTCTTCGCAGATCGAACAGGTACTGAGTCGGCGATATGGTCCAGAAAAGGTCGTGCAGATTCACAATGGCGTACAAATCGGTCGGATTCAGAGAATTAGGATGCCCCAAGAGACGCGGCAACTGTTGGGGATCGATCCTGCCCACCGTCTCATCGGAACGGTAGGCCGGCTGACGGCAGTGAAGGGTCATGAGCACTTCCTTGAGGCAGCCCAACGGCTCTTGCGGGACAGGCGCGACCTGCGTTTTGTGATCGTGGGCGACGGTCCCCTGCTCGATCATCTCCAAGACCAGGCGAGACAACTCGGTGTCGCCGATTACGTGACTTTCCTTGGCCATCGTGATGACACCTACGATTTAATAGGCGCGATGGATCTGTTCGTGCTACCATCGCTGCACGAAGGGATTCCGATGGTGCTCCTCGAGGCCCTGACCTTGGCGAGACCCGTCGTGGCGAGCAGGGTCGGAGGGATCCCGGAAGTGATCACAGACTCCATCCAGGGGTTGCTGATCCCGACGGCCGATCCCACGGCATTGGCCGAGGCCTGCCGGAGGTTTCTTGATGACGAACGCCTCGCCGAGCGCTGCGGCCGAGCCGGGCTGCTCAGAGTCCAAGAAGACTTTTCGGCTGAATCCATGGGCGAGAAGGTGGCGGCCCTCTATCGCGAGCTGGTGAGGAGGACCCCGGCTGGATAA
- a CDS encoding SGNH/GDSL hydrolase family protein, producing MSAIVGEVLLRSLGYAGAPESQIGNIRQVNDPILNWRFIPNSRVQDGKIVLAYNSAGFRDREHARQKQPGVRRVIVLGDSVTEGAGVESEAMFSSRLQDLLGSQYEVINLGMSGLNTPQEVHVLEVEGLGYDPDLVIVNFVLNDCDFFPSSMRPSSSWRTRMQRSASWETSVSIPESSGGSSRRRSCTL from the coding sequence ATGTCGGCTATCGTGGGCGAAGTGCTGTTGCGGTCGTTGGGCTATGCGGGGGCACCAGAATCGCAAATTGGAAACATTCGTCAGGTTAACGACCCGATACTCAATTGGCGGTTTATTCCAAACTCAAGAGTCCAGGATGGGAAGATCGTCCTTGCTTATAACAGCGCAGGCTTCAGGGATCGAGAACATGCTAGGCAAAAACAGCCCGGAGTGAGGAGGGTGATTGTATTAGGGGATTCGGTGACCGAAGGCGCCGGGGTCGAATCGGAGGCGATGTTTTCGAGCCGCTTGCAAGACCTGCTTGGCTCCCAGTACGAGGTCATCAACCTCGGCATGAGCGGGCTGAATACGCCGCAGGAAGTCCATGTTCTGGAGGTCGAAGGGCTTGGCTATGATCCGGACCTCGTGATTGTGAATTTCGTGCTCAATGATTGCGATTTTTTTCCGAGTTCCATGCGGCCAAGCAGTTCATGGAGGACAAGGATGCAAAGATCGGCCTCTTGGGAGACATCGGTATCGATCCCAGAATCAAGCGGTGGCTCAAGTCGTCGGCGTTCGTGTACTTTGTGA
- a CDS encoding glycosyltransferase family 2 protein has translation MNNVIGIFTVLLLLPLSLLVLYQWVLGLISLWFRRPDIHPPNGHHARFLVLIPAHNEELGIESTFQSFRQLDYPADSYRVVVIADRCTDATAAVARQHGAECFERFEGMPGKGAAIAWGIQEAREAKLAFDAVVIVDADTVADRELLRAFHWGLQAGHQVQQGYNYISNPWATPFTRIIAVTGALRNGRYYTGKTVLGLSGMLTGTGMCIGATVLERYGWTAFSVGEDWEFSVALLLSGQPIYFNPLAKTYAKESQGLKQASRQRLRWASGRYAIMGKKVWALIREGIRTGSLSLLDSAGTLVAPNYSSQASLSILCLITSAVNAGDSVWGFTFSWAVALFTAVAGYFVLGVCSTESPAKALGGLLLIPVFLPWRLTIELLGMLGYGRRHWGRMSRSTTSSQQVNR, from the coding sequence ATGAATAACGTGATTGGCATTTTTACCGTCCTCCTCCTCTTGCCGCTCAGCTTGCTGGTCCTGTATCAGTGGGTGCTGGGCCTCATCTCCTTGTGGTTCCGTCGTCCGGACATTCATCCGCCCAATGGACATCACGCTCGGTTTCTGGTGCTGATTCCGGCTCATAATGAGGAGTTGGGAATCGAGAGCACGTTCCAAAGCTTCAGGCAACTGGATTACCCTGCGGACTCCTATCGGGTCGTGGTGATTGCCGATCGCTGTACGGATGCCACGGCCGCCGTCGCTCGGCAGCATGGGGCTGAGTGTTTCGAACGGTTCGAGGGAATGCCGGGAAAGGGGGCGGCGATTGCCTGGGGCATTCAGGAAGCGCGTGAAGCCAAATTGGCGTTTGACGCGGTGGTCATTGTCGATGCCGATACGGTCGCAGATCGAGAACTCCTGCGTGCCTTCCATTGGGGCCTCCAGGCCGGCCATCAGGTTCAACAGGGCTACAATTACATTTCCAACCCCTGGGCGACGCCGTTCACCCGCATCATCGCGGTCACGGGCGCGCTCCGAAACGGCCGCTACTATACCGGGAAAACCGTCTTGGGCTTGTCGGGCATGTTGACGGGGACGGGCATGTGCATCGGGGCAACGGTACTGGAACGATATGGATGGACGGCCTTCTCGGTCGGGGAAGATTGGGAATTTTCCGTCGCGCTACTCTTAAGCGGGCAACCGATCTATTTTAATCCTCTCGCCAAGACCTACGCGAAGGAGTCGCAGGGTCTGAAACAGGCCTCGCGGCAGCGGTTGCGGTGGGCCAGCGGCAGATATGCGATCATGGGAAAGAAGGTCTGGGCTCTCATTCGGGAGGGGATTCGGACCGGGTCCCTCTCCCTCCTCGATTCGGCCGGGACGCTGGTGGCGCCCAATTATTCGAGCCAGGCTTCGCTGTCGATCCTTTGTCTGATTACGAGCGCGGTGAACGCAGGCGATTCTGTCTGGGGCTTTACCTTTTCTTGGGCTGTCGCCTTGTTCACGGCGGTGGCAGGGTATTTTGTGCTGGGGGTCTGTTCCACCGAATCGCCGGCGAAAGCCTTGGGGGGCTTGCTGCTCATCCCTGTGTTTTTGCCCTGGCGGCTCACGATTGAACTGCTGGGCATGCTCGGCTATGGGCGGCGACATTGGGGGCGCATGTCTCGAAGTACGACGTCCTCGCAACAGGTCAATCGCTGA
- a CDS encoding SGNH/GDSL hydrolase family protein — translation MEDKDAKIGLLGDIGIDPRIKRWLKSSAFVYFVKSRIEHLVGMATGKGESNYYRHLWSQDYCYQRMTEGFDRLKDLRAKHSFDVHLIIWPLLVDYKPYAFAPIHERVKREAETRGFKVFDLVETFASLSYRKLQVTAEDNVHPNGLGHRQAAESYVSWVYDRGYYKQH, via the coding sequence ATGGAGGACAAGGATGCAAAGATCGGCCTCTTGGGAGACATCGGTATCGATCCCAGAATCAAGCGGTGGCTCAAGTCGTCGGCGTTCGTGTACTTTGTGAAGAGCAGAATCGAGCACCTGGTCGGCATGGCCACGGGGAAGGGAGAGAGCAACTACTACCGACATCTATGGAGCCAAGACTATTGTTATCAGAGGATGACCGAAGGATTCGATAGGCTGAAAGACCTCCGTGCGAAGCACTCATTCGATGTCCATCTGATCATCTGGCCGCTGCTGGTCGACTACAAACCCTATGCCTTTGCTCCTATTCATGAACGAGTCAAGCGCGAGGCAGAAACACGTGGATTCAAGGTCTTCGACCTAGTCGAGACCTTCGCATCTCTGTCCTATCGCAAATTGCAAGTCACCGCTGAAGACAATGTACATCCAAATGGACTGGGACATCGGCAAGCAGCCGAGTCTTACGTAAGTTGGGTGTATGATCGGGGTTATTACAAACAGCACTGA
- a CDS encoding class I SAM-dependent methyltransferase gives MITQDRWRVAQEYERSFWQNQARQIAAGAVGQMSWYSWKAKLMEEHLSEFLRPQMKDSAVVLEVGSGPVGIASFLPWGTRYAVDPLEDFYRSEQALCQLRDKTVTYSAGSGERLQFESNTFSLVVLDNVLDHVHQASEVLHEIGRVMKPDGLLYFAVNIHTTWGAFLHRILSRLKIDRGHPYTFTAASIRAFLTAHGFAVQKEFINDYRKAKEQDLKSAALKDKLKAYAGLSEFIYYAVCARREAQR, from the coding sequence ATGATCACCCAAGACCGATGGCGGGTTGCGCAGGAGTACGAACGGTCGTTTTGGCAGAACCAAGCTCGCCAAATAGCTGCAGGCGCGGTCGGCCAGATGAGCTGGTACTCATGGAAGGCCAAGCTCATGGAGGAGCATCTCTCGGAATTCCTTCGTCCGCAGATGAAGGACTCGGCTGTGGTGCTCGAAGTGGGCAGCGGCCCGGTCGGCATCGCGAGCTTTCTCCCCTGGGGCACACGTTACGCCGTCGATCCCTTGGAGGATTTTTATCGCTCCGAACAGGCGCTCTGCCAGCTTCGCGATAAGACCGTCACCTATTCCGCGGGGAGCGGGGAGCGGCTCCAGTTTGAATCGAACACCTTCTCGCTCGTCGTACTCGACAACGTCCTGGACCATGTGCATCAAGCCTCGGAGGTCTTGCACGAGATCGGACGAGTGATGAAACCTGATGGGCTGCTGTACTTTGCCGTGAACATCCATACGACCTGGGGCGCATTCCTCCATCGAATCCTGTCACGCCTCAAGATCGATCGGGGCCATCCCTATACCTTCACGGCCGCTTCGATCCGTGCCTTTCTGACGGCCCATGGCTTTGCCGTGCAGAAAGAATTCATCAACGATTATCGGAAGGCGAAAGAGCAGGATCTCAAGTCGGCAGCCTTGAAGGACAAGCTGAAAGCCTACGCGGGCCTTTCAGAATTCATCTACTACGCCGTGTGTGCCCGGCGTGAAGCCCAACGATAG
- a CDS encoding SGNH/GDSL hydrolase family protein encodes MKALSAQKQILFALILILAGLVFLEASIRVGAFFLYNRSPYFLFYGFRSVMADDDPEGHSAAYDGYFKFPPNRTLKQYGMFQKPTPIRINSLGFRGEDFSPQKDPNSFRIICLGGSSTFGFFDRDEFTYPSILQRLLNERLHESPIRVEVINAGIPHFTSDNLVSILRNELWQYSPDLITVYSAYNDAVRIIDMTVTQRTLRWLHEHLAIYVALKRLSSMLGGPELHSKYAKYANLSNEDYIKTQVALHRERFDKNLRDIVALARDKGIHVLFIKQPIRMPEIRGNSPEMKWTYEGDLNFARQKLEHGEFLSSEEVTLIIHSELLQTLDGIAKQLSIPVVDNIRIINQHPEYFASYVHLTEEGNQALATALAETIMSNYLTK; translated from the coding sequence ATGAAAGCTCTGTCTGCTCAAAAGCAAATTCTGTTCGCCCTTATATTGATTTTAGCTGGTTTGGTGTTCCTAGAAGCCTCTATAAGAGTTGGAGCATTCTTTCTCTACAATAGAAGCCCCTATTTCCTGTTTTATGGATTTCGGTCGGTCATGGCCGACGATGATCCAGAAGGACACTCCGCTGCCTATGATGGATATTTCAAGTTTCCTCCCAATAGAACGCTGAAGCAGTATGGCATGTTTCAAAAACCGACACCGATTCGAATCAATTCGCTTGGTTTTCGCGGCGAAGATTTCTCTCCCCAAAAGGATCCGAACTCATTTCGTATCATCTGTCTGGGAGGATCGTCAACGTTCGGGTTCTTTGACCGTGACGAATTTACCTATCCTTCTATCCTGCAAAGATTACTAAATGAGCGCCTCCATGAAAGCCCAATCCGAGTCGAGGTCATCAACGCTGGCATTCCCCACTTCACATCAGATAACCTTGTCTCCATTCTTAGGAATGAACTATGGCAATACAGCCCTGATCTTATTACTGTCTACTCAGCGTATAACGATGCGGTTCGCATCATAGATATGACGGTGACACAACGCACTCTTCGGTGGCTGCACGAGCATTTGGCTATTTATGTAGCGCTGAAACGATTAAGCAGTATGCTTGGCGGCCCCGAGCTTCACTCAAAGTATGCCAAATACGCTAATCTCTCGAATGAAGACTACATTAAGACTCAGGTTGCTCTCCACAGAGAGAGGTTTGATAAGAACTTACGAGACATCGTCGCCCTTGCCCGGGATAAAGGAATCCACGTGCTGTTTATTAAACAGCCCATCAGAATGCCAGAGATACGTGGTAACTCGCCTGAAATGAAATGGACCTACGAAGGGGACTTGAACTTCGCTAGACAAAAATTAGAGCATGGTGAGTTTTTGTCGAGCGAGGAGGTGACGCTTATAATTCATTCGGAACTCCTACAGACGTTGGATGGGATCGCCAAACAACTCTCTATTCCGGTGGTGGACAACATACGCATCATTAACCAACATCCCGAATATTTTGCCAGTTACGTCCATCTGACCGAGGAAGGAAACCAAGCATTGGCAACTGCCTTAGCTGAGACGATAATGTCTAATTATCTCACCAAGTAG